One window from the genome of Poecilia reticulata strain Guanapo linkage group LG9, Guppy_female_1.0+MT, whole genome shotgun sequence encodes:
- the slc1a3a gene encoding solute carrier family 1 member 3a, whose protein sequence is MTQSNGENPQRSRSGLHQIRAGIQSRSLLAKKRVENIKKDEVKGFFMKNAFVILTITAVITGIILGFSLRPYKLSYREVKYFSFPGELLMRMLQMLVLPLLVSSLITGIASLDRRASGRMGVRAVIYYTTTTVIAVFIGIVMVLIIHPGKGSKDEFTKQQQIEQVSPADAFLDLIRNMFPPNLVEACTKQFKTHYAKRVIHVTVTVNDTIFLQNGSQQIAQEEMIPVPGSVNGINALGLVVFSLCFGLIIGNMREQGQPLRDFFDCLNEAIMRLVAIIMWYAPVGILFLIAGKIVEMDDISAMGGQLGMYTVTVISGLLIHAIIVLPTLYFIITRKNPFLFIAGLLQALVTALGTSSSSATLPITFKCLEENNKVDKRVTRFVLPVGATINMDGTALYEALAAIFIAQVNDYDLNFGQILTISITATAASIGAAGIPQAGLVTMIIVLTSVGLPTDDISLIIAVDWFLDRLRTTTNVLGDSIGAGIVEHLSRHELRVNDLELGNQMVDQPEKKPYHLISPENEYENEKPTPDDTKM, encoded by the exons ATGACTCAAAGCAATGGAGAGAATCCACAGAGGAGCCGCAGTGGTCTTCACCAAATCCGAGCCGGGATCCAGTCCAGGTCGCTGCTCGCCAAGAAGAGAGTGGAGAATATCAAGAAGGACGAAGTGAAGGGGTTCTTcatgaaaaatgcttttgtcATTCTAACCATCACTGCTGTTATCACAG GTATAATCCTGGGATTTTCTCTGCGTCCATACAAACTGTCTTACCGTGAAGTGAAGTACTTCTCCTTTCCTGGAGAGCTGCTGATGAGAATGCTCCAGATGCTGGTGCTGCCATTGCTGGTCTCGAGTCTTATCACAG GTATCGCCTCTCTGGATAGACGGGCTTCTGGTAGGATGGGCGTGAGGGCAGTGATCTACTACACCACCACAACTGTGATTGCTGTGTTCATCGGTATAGTCATGGTGCTTATTATTCACCCTGGAAAGGGATCCAAGGACGAGTTCACCAAGCAGCAACAGATAGAGCAGGTCAGCCCTGCTGATGCCTTTCTGGATCTTATCAG aaataTGTTTCCTCCAAACCTTGTGGAAGCTTGCACCAAACag TTCAAGACGCATTATGCCAAGAGAGTGATCCATGTAACTGTTACGGTGAACGACACAATATTCCTCCAAAATGGCAGCCAGCAAATAGCCCAAGAGGAGATGATTCCAGTGCCAGGATCAGTGAATGGGATTAACGCCCTGGGCTTGGTGGTGTTCTCCTTGTGCTTTGGTCTGATCATTGGGAACATGAGGGAACAAGGACAACCCCTCAGAGACTTCTTTGACTGCCTCAATGAGGCCATCATGAGGCTGGTCGCCATCATAATGTG GTATGCCCCTGTTGGTATTTTGTTCCTCATTGCTGGTAAAATTGTGGAGATGGATGACATTTCAGCCATGGGCGGCCAGCTGGGAATGTATACAGTAACCGTCATTAGTGGCCTGCTCATCCACGCCATCATAGTCCTCCCAACGCTCTACTTCATTATCACCAGAAAGAATCCCTTTCTATTCATTGCTGGGCTGCTGCAAGCACTTGTTACTGCCCTTGGAACATCTTCTAG CTCTGCCACATTACCCATCACTTTTAAATGCCTGGAGGAAAACAACAAGGTAGATAAGCGCGTGACCCGTTTTGTTCTCCCTGTCGGAGCCACCATAAATATGGATGGAACAGCTTTATACGAGGCCCTGGCAGCCATCTTTATTGCACAGGTCAATGATTATGACCTTAACTTTGGACAGATTCTCACCATCAG TATCACAGCCACGGCAGCCAGCATCGGTGCAGCTGGAATACCTCAGGCAGGCCTGGTTACCATGATCATAGTGCTAACATCTGTAGGTCTTCCCACAGACGACATCTCACTGATCATTGCTGTTGACTGGTTCCT tGATCGATTGCGCACCACCACCAACGTCCTTGGTGACTCCATCGGAGCTGGCATCGTAGAACATTTGTCTCGCCACGAGTTGAGAGTCAATGACCTAGAGTTGGGCAACCAGATGGTTGACCAGCCAGAGAAAAAGCCATACCATCTAATTTCCCCAGAGAACGAATATGAGAATGAGAAGCCCACTCCAGATGACACTAAAATGTAG